A stretch of Aphelocoma coerulescens isolate FSJ_1873_10779 chromosome 1A, UR_Acoe_1.0, whole genome shotgun sequence DNA encodes these proteins:
- the LOC138104485 gene encoding uncharacterized protein has product MMRWIEAHRCHPAAPGVTSVACGARQDCGPPRSWNPYPLRRGSGQPPPCHRSPRQAGSERLSPQPASAPDPAVTSSSSCSPPATPAAARGRAAVSRAGPASPRGPGRPLPGLRAWVGVRASGCGGVVFSSRQQPLVLSVPSAAARSRSRCCGCDAPRGAGGRRPQPGSGRGGGYPAANKVTLSKYQVCLSLALSLVYLRGLLFLTERFVHVLFRSAEAGWTGFEPQSGKRRNLHPEPNCSKKSKFGYYSSPRGKSYLLQIFDTGTSPIINKNNQTISLPSWGFKKSSSGIHEHYNLFFSPVLGYVTVYDLFSVCVSLSDFTLSCKKMQTINSTDNIHNC; this is encoded by the coding sequence ATGATGCGGTGGATCGAAGCCCACCGGTGTCACCCCGCAGCCCCAGGGGTTACCTCAGTGGCCTGCGGGGCCCGGCAGGACTGCGGCCCTCCGCGCTCCTGGAACCCGTACCCGCTGCGGAGGGGCTCGGGGCAGCCCCCGCCGTGTCACCGCTCCCCCAGGCAGGCGGGGAGCGAGCGCCTGTCTCCGCAGCCCGCCTCTGCCCCGGACCCCGCGGttacctcttcctcctcctgctctcctccagcaaCCCCAGCCGCTGCTCGGGGCAGAGCAGCCGTGTCCCGGGCTGGCCCCGCCAGCCCGCGGGGACCCGGCCGGCCGCTGCCGGGGCTCCGCGCGTGGGTGGGGGTACGCGCCAGTGGGTGTGGGGGAGTTGTGTTTTCCTCTCGGCAGCAGCCGCTGGTTCTGTCCGTGCCCAGCGCAGCTGCTCGGAGCCGGTCCCGGTGCTGCGGGTGCGACGCGCCCCGGGGCGCGGGGGGACGGCGGCCGCAGCCCGGGTCTGGGAGGGGTGGCGGGTACCCCGCCGCTAATAAAGTCACGCTCTCCAAGTACCAGGTCTGCCTTTCGCTCGCTCTCTCTCTTGTTTACTTACGGGGTCTTTTATTTTTAACGGAGCGGTTTGTACACGTGCTTTTCCGAAGCGCCGAAGCCGGCTGGACGGGGTTCGAGCCTCAGAGCGGGAAACGCAGAAATCTGCACCCTGAGCCAAATTGCTCAAAGAAGAGCAAGTTCGGTTATTATTCATCTCCACGAGGGAAGTCTTATCTTCTACAAATATTTGATACTGGGACAAGTCCAATAATTAACAAGAACAATCAAACAATTTCACTGCCTTCTTGGGGATTTAAAAAGTCATCATCTGGAATTCATGAACAttacaacctttttttttcccccgtgcTTGGATATGTTACTGTGTATGATCttttcagtgtgtgtgtgtccctaAGTGATTTTACCCTTTCATGCAAAAAGATGCAAACCATTAACAGCACAGATAATATTCACAACTGCTGA